The genomic stretch CCTTGGACAAATTCATCTCACAAGAAAACATTGAACTGTTGTATAATTGCACCCTAAATACCTCACCAAGTGGTAATACAGATAGAGAAAAGCAGAGTGAAATAGCCAACAGATTTTTATGCagtgctttttctgtttaaaaagtttGCAGGATAGTTTAGTACATCACAATTAGCATACTGTAATTATGGATTTGCTCAAGGTATGGCAACACTGTGAggaattttgtttcttcatcaGGATGTGCTGGGAATTGTTTAACACTGCAGCATTGGACACAACACATTTTTTAGttatacatacatgtatatatatataaaataattctccatccctctggacCTTTTAGCTTTGGTTAGAATGTTTACAATAATTGAGTAGTtgacttaaaaataatgtaatccTTTGCagaccccccaccccccacccttGTGGCATCTGAGTACCACCATCGCTGCATAGatctgcaaatatttacatataatttCATAATAGAGTATAAATAGCAATATGGTACTTCTGGCTAAAGAAACCAAATTACTCCTTAGAatgaggtgtgtgtgtgtatatagatTTATATACgatcttttaaaaagtcatacTAGTTTAGATTCTGTCCCATATCAAGTAAGAAACgaaacatttttcagtgaacTATTCTATAATCTAATTATATTATCCTAACTTGtcagaaggggttttttttaatcttgaattTTGGAAGAGGAGGACAAGTGAGAGCTTATATTACAGGGGCTGATTCTGTCTCCACAGAAACCAGTGGAGTTAGTGCATGAAAATAGCTTCCAGTCGAGAGGAAGCCTCGGCtgggggggcagcggggggacAAAGAGAggcttcttccttccttccttcctttcttccttccctcttcttcttAACCTCATCATtgatatttacttttaattaagaaaacCTTGCATTAAGGGTATTTACACATGAAAAGGTgttgaaatgctgtttgttcACAGTCATTAAGTAATTAGCCTGAATTCATGAAAAGCATCATCAAGTCAAACCAGGGAGCTGAGAAGTATTGAATGTACTTAATATTTAGAATCGATCCCGTCCTGCTGAGCCTCCCTAAAGAAGCTACGTGGCCATTTTGGGAACACCTGGAGGGTCGTCCTGTTCACGTGTGTGTGCCCACCCTGCCCGGGTGTGTGTGCCCGTGTGAACTGCTCCTTTCTGTGCCTGCTGTCCCTTTCACCGAGCCAAACTATGAATATGCAGAGagcaaaactgtatttaaaacaaattcacCGATCCCCAGTGCACTGAAATTCCCACCTGGacctttgctgcttttttttttccccgtttCCCCTCCCATCTCTTATTGGAGTGAAATtatcagagaaggaaaataaatcttcctCCTCAGCTGCCTTTAAAGTGCCCCGAGCCAGCTGCAGCGTTTGGGATCCTCCAGATGCAGTGGAACAAACGGAGTGTATGTCCCCCTCAGATCCCTGTACAGTGTCCTTCCCCTCAGACtcttttcattagaaaaagtAGAATATGGAGACTTGGGTATAAATGTTTACACGCAGTCATATAGTTACATAACATGAAACATTTTACATAGTTTGAGGTGAGCATCTCTTTTAAACGTTAGGAGTGCAAGTTTAATGTAATCATTGCTTctttaacactgaaaatattatggatttattttttaaaaaacttaaaaatactgcaCCACTCCATAAACCATGTTTCCATTAAGTAGCTTGGAAAATTAGGCTTTATGTCAACATTTGTAAAAATTAGAATCTGATGTAGGTCCCctacaattttaaaataggtTACTTATCTGATTTACTTTGTGATGGGCTGTAGGTATTATACTTCACATTCTTTATagggcagctgctggcacttGCACTGTCCATAGCCATTGATGATGATGAAGGGTCCTTCGTGGGTGGGTTCGTACTCGTTATAGGGTCCTTGGTCTGATATATTGGCCATATGCAGCCGCGTTTGGGATCGGAGCTGCCTGTGGTTTTGAATCATTGAGCACTGCCTAATTCTTCTTAGTGTAGGAGGGCAGCACTTCCTGGAGATGAACActataaaaatgataaaaaagaaagaaaacaataaagccATTGTTCCTGTAATTACCCTCTGAGTGAAGATGGCATTGTTTGGCTCGGGGAAATGTTCTTCGGTGGTAACGACCATGCCTGCCGTAGTTGGAATCTCTTTGTCTCCCATATGGAAATGAGAAGAGCTGATTCTTTTCGTGTACTCAGTAGTCGGGGCCGTGTACGTCGTAGCCACGGGTGTAACCACAGTCGATAAATTCCAGCAAAGCTGAAAACCATACACTGCATCCAGAATATCCTCTCCCTGGGTGTGGTCGGGGCTATGGCAGAGGATGGAGTGCTCCCACCGACCTTGGAAGCCACTCAACCATGTGGCCAAGGAGCAGATCTTTGGACTGCATTCCCACAGATTGCCGGAGAGGCCCACGGTGGTGAGGGATGTCAGCGAACTTAGGATCTTGGAATCCAGAGTGGTGAGCTTGTTGTTATCCATGAGGAGGGTTTTAAGGTTAGGCATAGTTTCAAAGACGGTTAGGTCGATGGCTTTGATTTCGTTTCCAGTCAAATCGAGCTTTGCTAAGGTGCCCCAGGTCCACTCCATCCCACATGTCAAGTTGCTGATTTTGTTCCACTGCAAGAAGAGCGTGTGCAGGCTGCTCAGCCGGAGGAAGTGAGCAAAATTAATCTTTGTCAGCTGGTTGTGCTCTAGGTGAAGCTCCCTCAGCTTGATTAATCCCGCAAATCCATTGCGAGCCAAACTTCGCAAGCGGTTTGTGCTCAAATCCAGGAATTCCAGGCTACGGCAGTCCCAGAACAGGCGGACCGGGATGGTCCGCAGGGAGTTGGATCGCAAGTGCAAGGTCTGTAGCTTGCGAAGGCCGTAGAAGAGCTCGGGGTGCAGAGAGGATAACTGATTAAAAGAGAGGTCCAAATTCTGCAGGTTAAGCAGCTGGCTAAAAGTTGTGTTTGGCAAATGAAAGATTTTGTTGGAACTTAAGACTAATTCCTTAAGTTTATACAGTCCTTGAAAAGAATCTTCTCTGACTGTTGCAATTTGATTATGATCTAAGTGAAGCCAAGTAAGTTGACTGAAGCTTGCAAATTGATCCCTTTCAAGTTCAGAAATATAATTGTGCCTCAGTGACAAACCTAGCGAGCCCTTTTCAGTGGTGTTTGGCACTGAGTGAAACCCCTGAGAGTCACAGTAAAAGAGCAGCTTCTCACAGCGACATTTTGGTGGACAAGCCATGCCCAAGGCAGgcagcatttttaaaaccataCTCATTGCATATAGTGCTGCCAGCATACGAGCCCCTAATGGCCACTTGAAATGTAAGCCTGCAGAATATAATTTAGGAAAACAACAAGATAGGATAGCCTTATCAGTACACTTGGAACATCACAGTGGAAGATTTCACTGCAGATAACATTGCCATGCATTTCCGACAAGCTAATTCTAAATGCAAGAAACAACTTACTACACAACCCGAATACTTGGACATTACACTTAGGAGGAGGCTTTATCTCGATTACGGAGGGTTTACAGTGGCACTATcggaaaacatttttttcataaggTTCAGTGCAGAGCAATCAGCTTTAGCACCTAACTGCTCCTTTAAAGCAGAGCCGGTCATTCATTATACAAGGAAGAGAGAAACGCAGGAACTTACCCATTCTTTTGAGTACATTGGAGGGTGCATTCAGTCGTAGTTTGAGACTCAACGCCGTGAGTCTGTGAAAGGCTCTAATGTAAGACAGCCTTGAATAACTGACTGGGTTTAGTGTCCTTTGATATTAGTGCAAAATCGAATCCACGATGCTCTCTTGGAATATTCCTTTTGAAATCGCTGCCTTGATCTCCTCTGACAGGTctgcaatttttaaatcttaataCAAGTTTTCGTCCTCCGTGGCTGCTCAGCTGGTTAATTGAAGCTCACGTTTTCCTTTTCCGCAGCTGTGGCTTCCTTTAGTCCTAACTTGTTGATGGCAGATGGGTGGCTTATTGCTGAGAGAAGCTCCTGTAGTAGCATGAGTGCATTtactgaaaagcttttcaggGAAGCGGTACAAGAATGGATTTGCTTATGCGCTGCGACCACACAGGGCTCTATATAGGCTGACGTCACCTGGTGACGTTccttttgtttgggttttccagaagctttgctgttttaaagCATTGTGCTGCATACTGTGATCGTGTTAAAGACCACTGatagagggaggaaaaaatccGTCGGCAAGAGTCCTTCGTCCCTGCGATAGAAGGAGCAGGGCAGACTTgctcccccctgctccccccacaTCTGCactggctctgctcagctggggttaaaagcagtgcagagctgcGGGTGGAAGTGCCTGAGTGCTTGCTGCTCCCAGTTTTCTGCTAAATATCCCTGCGTGAAAGGAACTTTCAGATGCGAAATACGCACAGTTTGAATAGAGGCTGCTGGTCAGCACCGGCTTTGATGGAGGTGAGAGGGTCTGGGCAGCTGAAAGCTCTGTGTAACAACTGTGTGTGGCTGTGGTCCCTGCAAGACTGGCAGAGAGCAGTCGAGTGGCTGAGGTGGTGTGTCAGAAGTAcagcccaggagcaggggaCAGGAGCGAGCGCTTCAGGCGAGgagaaatttctggaaaaagcaaagcttgCATTAGGGCACAGGAAAAATTTAATTGGAATCCAGCTTGACAGTGTGTGGTTATGAAACtagaaaatctattttctcCTCCCAAACGGTGCCTTTTGTACTTGCTTTTTCCTGGAGACTGGAGTGCAGGAGAGGAAATGGTGAGGTTGGCATTCGCAGTCGGGGCTCGGAGCAGTGCGAGGGCTGCCTTGTCACCCActgcatcctgctgctgtgtgcCTCCTGTGAAATGGGGGACACTGCTCCCATTAGCCCCTGCCTGCAGGGTGGGTCCATACCAGTACCGTGTGGGGTTTAGCACTGCAGAGGTGTGCATTTGCAGGAGCAGTGACCCTGCAGAGCTATGTGTGCTGGTCCAGCCCAGACAGGCTCTGGCCAGAGTGTGCACCCAcagcgaggaggaggagatggagaatGGGCTGATACGGCTTTTTGCTTGGTTTAAAAGTTCATTGCCCCTTTATTCGGAGCAACCTCTCCTCAGGGACAGCTGGTACTGAAAGGTAAATTAACAGGCTCGATTGAAATTTTTATAGGTTTTTAGGATGCATGTGCAGGAAAGCCTTTGGAGCAACTGCTCTGGTCATGGCTCGATGTGGATGAGACAGGGGGATGCTGGCTTCCCATTCCAGGCAACTTGGAtgagctttttttattttcaccttgAGATGGAAAGCAATAATGTAGTAGGAGGCCCTTGAAAACGTTTGCTCTGTAATGGCAAGCTATCGCCTTCAACCCCTAAGATATGGAATGAGCTGAGAATAACAAGCTTCCCATGCTGATGGAGGAAGATGAATTGTGTCtaaagaaggttttaaaataaaatggctGTTTACTTTTGTTATTAAGTGTTTGTTCTTTGCTTTGGTTCCTTAGGGGCACTTGCTTAAACTAAGACTTGCTGTTTTCTGCCTGCTTCTCCCTTGGCTGTCCCATGGTGGAATGGTAACACTGCTTGTGGTGGGGTGGGCAGACTCAAAGGGAGCACTGAATGGAAAGTAAAGGGATGGAGAAGGTGGACTCtttataaacacacaaaaagaaaacctcagaCCCACCCAAAAAACCTAAAGAAAACGAATAAACCCTTCCCTGAACCCATCAGGAGAGTAACTGTCTTTAATGATTAAGCAAATTAGGAAATGTTAAATACGTCTTAAATTGCTCTGCCATAGTAAATGTTTTCACATTTGCTCTAGGGTGAAAGAAATACATGCAAAGAAATTACATAAACCTATTTGAAGAGTTTGTTCACATTTGATGTTCACTGTACAAAGAGCACAGGAGCTGAAAGCTGGGCTCAGCTGTCCGAGGGAACCTCGGGGTACCCGCAGCTGGGCTTCCTCGAGCAGCTCACCTGCAACATCCTCATCTGGAGCGTTGGTTTGAATTTTAATAGCACTTCAGCATGTTAACATTTAACAACGTGTTCCAGAGGGTGTAATTTGAGGTGAACTGTTACCCCTCTCCTGCGCTGCCTCTTCTCACTATTACCAGGAGGCTGAAATGAGGTATCGTTGGAAACGTTTTGCTTTTTTGCAACAGTATCTGTTGGTAGGTTCCTCCCATGTTAAGATTGTGTAATTTGGCACAGAGTTAAGAGTTAATGTTCCAACATGGTGAgttgtttcctttctgaagcTCCCTATTCTTTGGCCCTTAACCAAACAAGGGCTATTTAGCACCTTGCCAGCGAGTTTCCTGTTTAGGAAACTGTTAACGCGAACTTTATGGGCGCTTTTCTTAGCGAGATGTGTTTTTATGTGCACTTGTAGTGAAATAACAGTTATTACCACAAGTGTGTATCTGAGTCTCTGAAGTCTGGAACTCTAATGTAACATTCACattgttccctgggagctgcctaGGGTGTCAAGGTGTAACAGGCTGGGAATAAATCTCAGCTGCCCAGAAAACTCATGCAAATGTGTTTCTTCTGAGACTGGAAACTCACTTGCCTGCCGAGGAAAAGCACGTCTGAGTGGCATCTGGGGACTTCTGCCACCACAGGAGCTTCGATGTGGCAGCCTGAAGCTTCACATGCGATGTGGAGAGGCAAATTGGCATGTCTGCCTCAGGAATAAGCTTGCTAGGACCAGATAACCCTTTCAGGGGCTTCTCACTTACCCcactcctggagcagcagcagaactggttTTCCTGCTAAATCCATGCACTGGGAAAGTAGAATTGCACCCTGAGGCTGGCGTTGTCATTTAGTTAGGCTGACATCTTGTGGAAGCCTTCCTAGTGTATTAAGAGCAACAAATAAGCTAATTTTACTTGATGTAGATGTGGGCTGTGTGactttgctgtgctgggggccTGGAGGATGCAAGCCCTGGAGTTGCAGGTGAGACTGGGGTGCCCAGGATGTGAAGCCCTGTGTATGGCACCACACAAGCATCCAGCTCAGCCCTCTGCCTGGAGGAGTGGCTGTGGTAATTATTGCTGGACATTGGCACGTTAGAGACTGCGGGAgtatttgctggttttttgccAGAAGACAGTGTTTGTGCTGTGTCACAGGGCTGTGAGGCAGGGGTGGAGCAGGGGTGTGTGGCTGCAGCATTCCCATGCCCCTCCTGTCACTTGGATGCGCTGCCTTGGGGCTGGGTCACCAGGGAGCCCTGAGAAGTGGGCACAGGAGAAAAAGGCACATCTGAGGtgatccagcagcagcagatgtgtcCGGAGAGGGCAGTGGGAGGGGTGGGACAGGGCACCATAGGTCGTGTGTGCTTGTCTTCCTGGGAGCAAAGGACACGTGTGCTGCCGTGGAGCATGGTGACTGTCACCATGATGTGCCATGTCACCTCCCTGTCTGGCAGCTGTCTACACCTGGCACTGGTTGCACATTTTAATTCCTCCTTGTACCAGAATGAGTGCAGGAGCCAACCTTCCCCTCtctgtgggcacagcagggagtgTGGGACCACCGTGGGTGCAGCCTGGCTGTGGAGAGGGACAATGGGGTGGGAGTGGTGTAGCACAAccagctgtgcaggagggaCAGTGCAGGCATCTTTATTCTTATTCAGGTTCTCACTGCCCCCTGGATGATGCCATGCAGCCCCTGTGCTTGGCTGAGCTGTGGGCTCACCGTGGGAGACTCCTTCCTGCAGCAAACCAGTGTACAGTCCGGCTTCCTcaaccagcagagctgggatgtgaaaacactgctgaaatTCCTGTGTGTCATACTTCACTGCTCACCCTTCCTGGCCTTGAATCAGCACTGTTGTATCTGGAATTTGTTGGCAGCCCCGCTGTCACGGTGATGGAGGGGTGTGGATGGTTGTGCTCTGTAGACATGGAATTAGGCGAGGTGGCAAGGCAAAACCAAACACGAGGCAAAATGCACCTGAGCGCTGAATCTCCTGCCTCCCTACGAAGCTGAACTCGATGGGAGCACAGTGACATAGCACTGCCTGCCCAGAGGAAGGTGTACCAAGCACTCATTTTTCACTTATGAAATCCCCATCATTAACCACGGTGCTGCCTCTTGTACTGACAGCCCAGAAGACAATTCACAGATCACCTGAAGCAGAAACCCCTCTGCAAACCATCTTTTTTGGGTAATTGTGTGGTGGGTGGCAGGTGGGACAGTGATAGCTCTCAGTCATGCAGCAGTGGCACATCTGGCTCACATCTGGGTGCTGGCTGGGGGGGAGGGATGTTGGGCTCTGCAGGGATGCTGTGagggctggtgctgggcaggaggcaCTATCTCCCTCAATAGCTCTGTGGGTTTAGCTTAACCCAAACTGACAATGAGCCTTTGATATTAACACTGGAAGTTTTTGGTATTTAGCTGCAAAACTCATTGCATTGAGTAACTCATTGCAATTCCTGTGGTGCTGGTCCTGGTGGCATGAACTGCTACCGCTGTGCTCTGGTACCTTTATTAAAGTTGGGGTTGGGTTCTGTCAGTAGCTTTAGGAAAAGGTTCTGGTTTTCAGTTGTTTAAATTCCAATGGCACACCTACAGCGGGAGTGCTTTGTGACAGAGGTGGTgattcctctcccctccctgtaTGCAAATCCCCTTTCTTTGCTTTGAGCCACTAAAACAAGCCCTACTGGGGACACTGGTGTGAGCTGGGATTGAAGGGTTGCGACAGGGAATGCTTGTGTGCTGCTCTCCAATCAGGGCAGCAATGGTGGGGGAAGAGCAGAAATTACAGGGAATGGGGGAAAGAAGCAATTTTTAACACCAATTCTATCCTCTTTGATAAAGATctgatttaatttaaagtaaatttgCACTGTGGCTAAATTTATTATCCATGATACTGGACAGAGCTAGGGTATCATTCTGCAAAATGATTGACGTGGTCATCATGACCCTATTAAATCTACTGAATCTATTAGCTGCTCACTGACTGCAGGGCTTGTGTTTCCCTCAGCAGAGTTTTGTGCTGAATATCTAAAAATCCTATTAGGAATCGGAATATTCAGGCTTTGCTATTGTGAGTCCTAGTAATCCCATGGATAGGAAAGGAtgagagctgggctgtgttgTGCTGTGGGTCATTAGCTGGCTCCTCACTGAAGGTTTAGAAATGAGGACCAATTTTTTAATGGTAAGGCTAATTGGGTACTGGAACAAATTACCCAGAAGTGGTAAACTGTCAATTGGAGCCtttaaaacatgatttattACTTAAGAGAGGGAGACCAGCTCAAACAGGACATATGAGCTGTAGGGTGGAAGGAATGGGTAAAATCCATGGTATTTGTGGGAGCCTGGACAAAGTGACTGTGCTGTGGTCAGGGATGGTCTTCAGTGTGTTCCTGTGCCCAGGAGGGTTTGTGCTACCACAGGCTGTGCAGGTCTGCATGTGCTCCAGAGACCACGGTCCCACTGGCTGCCTCCACTCAGACCTAATGGGGTTTGACTGGTCCCACAGTTAGTGTTTATGTTTgattgcaaaaagaaatttcagtggGGCAAAACTTGATATCCTTGTCTCCAGGCCTGGACCTTGGTTAGAATTGGCTGTGATGGTTTAAGATGTTAATGGCAGCAGGGTCTTCTGTAGCCACAGAGGTGGGGTCATCCACCTTGTCTGTCCTCTTCTGCCCCATTCACCAGTCCTAACAAAGGAGCCCCATTAGTAACTGCACGTGCTAAGTCATTGAATTACCACAGATAAATTAGCAGGGAGTTTTATCCTCAACCTTCTGAAGGACATTCTGGTCATGCTTTTGACAAGCTTCTGCACTAAAACTTCTGAATGCCAACAAGGTGGAAATAAAATGGGACTGCCTTCCTAAAATCTAGTGGGATTAGATTAAACAGCTCTTGCAGTGCTAATAGGTGGTGTAGTTTCATGGGAAGGGATCAGCAGTCTGAAATCGGTGCTGCTCAGGCTCTAATGTGCTCTTTGGGGTGTTTTACGTAGTGGTCTCATGAACTGAATGTCCATTAGTGGAAGCCATCTCTTGGTTTTCCTCTCATCCAAAAGGCATCTGGTGCTGAGCACCGGAGCTGTTGTGGGCTGTGAAGCCGGGGACAGCAAAGTGGAATTGATGGGTGGCCTTGCTGCAAATGCCTGCTCCTGCTTCATGTTAAAATGGTAATGTGGGGGCACCCAGGGAGAAGTAAAATGGTACTTCTTGGAACAGCTGAATGTTTGGCTTTCTACATAATGGATGAATGTATCTCTTAAATCCAAAGAtattcctgggaaaaaaaccccacatataCAGGGAGGGGTGCCATGTGTTCAGCAACATGGTCACGTTGCCGTAGGTAAACTGGTGTGAACCAGGAGGAACaaggagctgcctctgcaggtTGATGTCTCAGAGCAGCTCGTGGTTGGTGCAgtggcaggttttggggtgcatGGCCCCCTTGCCCCCCTCAGGGTCCAGGCAGTGCCCACCACCACCAGTGCACCCGAGCTGTGGCTTCAGGGCAGGCTCAATGGGGACTTTCCAGCCTTAACTGCAGCTTGTCTCTCACATCCtctgagcagggagcagcaagCTGTTGGGCAAATGAGCAGCATTAGCCTTCACTTTATTTAGAGACTTCAGCTCCGGTTTTTGAACATGGAGTGAAGAACGGGCCAGCTCGGGGCTGCCGAGGGCTGTGGCGTCATCAGAACAAGCTCCTGGGTGTAGTTTCAGTCACTTTTCAGTTACCTTTTGTGATGACAAGCAAATCACTTGATCAGGGAGTGACAAATCTTCAATAATTCATTAAACTATAATGACATTACAACATCCTCATTACTCCCCCCCTTCTTTATTCGTGCTGTAGAGTGGACTTGATGTTTTAGATTCAAGGCTGCTCATCCAGATATTTCAAACCAGCCTGTCACCTGGAGAATTGATACCTGGCATACcctcactgcagtgctgctaAATGGGTTTGCTTCTCAACTGGATAATTATATTGATTGTGGCTTAGAACTTCAGAAATTGGATTGTGGTTGCATGAAGTGTGTTTTGAAACCCTAATATAAGCTATGTCATACAGAAAAAACTCCCAGCAAAACCAGACCACCGCTGTTGTTTTATCTGACACTCTTATTTTGGTACAAATGAGGATATTTTTGACCCAGTGTCtgatggaaaagagaagctgccACTGCTGTTTGGCCCTTTGCCCTCTCTAAGAGGGCTCACTCGAAACGCGCTGTATCAAACCTCAGTGAAGTCCAACtccctggggatgggcctgGGGACTGACTGGAAATGGTGGATTTCATACACAACAAATGTTTTATAAGGACTGTATACTTTTGATTTTGGGCTTTTGACTGCCTGCTCAAGAGCAGTGTTGTGTGACACTGGGGATGAGGGTGTGTAGGGAGCACTGCTGTCCTGCCCACACCAGCAGGGAGGTGGAGGCTCTACCTCCAGTGTGCataatcacttaaaaaaaaccccaaagtaaagaaagaagttGACAATATACTTGAAATTAATAGTAGTGGTTCTGCTTTTTGCCCCTGAATACCTGTTTAACTCTTTGTCTCTTGTTTTTCAGGCTGGACGCAAAGAAAGAAGTGATGCCCTGAACTCTGCCATTGATAAAATGACCAAAAAGACCAGAGACTTGCGCAGACAGGTACTGACTGTGTTAGAGTCGAGGCAAAAGAGTACATTTCTGCGTGTTTGCCCTCTTGGGACTGTTACCTGGGGATTTGTTTCTCGTGGGTAGTGGGCTTGCCTGCTTGTTTTTAGTGAATTAAAAGCTGAAAGCTTCCAGTGTGTGGTTCAGAGCGAAGCACGGGCTGGGAGTGTAATTCTGTTAGCTTTGTGGTAAAGATGTTGGATTCTTAATTGTCTTCGTGGCAAGAGAGATGAAgaaatcccccaaaaaacccaaaaccaactCCCACTTCACGGATTTTGAAGATAatcacatatattttataattctaGGGCTGTTCGTCTCAGCCTATTTTATTTGAGTATTGTATTTATGCAGCATCAGCCTTTTGTCTGTTTGGTTGTAAAGCAATATATTCCCCATTTTGAGTAAACAGGAGTATGGATCAAGTTTGttgagaaatgtttttattctagtagaaaaataaaaagttaaatcAGCGTGTTGTTTAATCATCTCGGGGAAAGCAGCAAATTTACTCAGACAAAACCAATATGAGCTGCTAAATCAATATTTGTGGCCAAACTGGTGACTTGCACTTCTATAACTAATCCATTTTTTTAAGgagatttaatttaaattgaagCAAAAAGTGTATAGACAAGACTTAGTGGAGGGAAAGCCTTGgtcacacaaaggaaaaaggatcAATGACAAAAGTAGTTTAAGCTTTACGTATTAATACAgtcaaaggaagcagcagtggaaCTGCTGAGGAATAactcattcttttatttttattttagctccGCAAAGCTGTTATGGACCACGTATCAGACTCTTTTCTGGAAACAAATGTTCCACTTTTAGTATTGATTGAAGCTGCCAAGAATGGCaatgaaaaagaagttaaagaaTATGCCCAGGTTTTCCGTGAACATGCCAACAAATTAATTGAGGTAAGATggtacaaattaaaataaaattattgccAGTTAAATTAAGGCAAGATGAGGCAAAACACGTTTTTTGATTCAACTGAAACATGCAGcaatttctgtaataaatttgtttttaaaattttatttaaatgaatttaaaggcagtttaatttaatatttaaataatttaaaatgtaagctttttaaaaagcagctatCAAATAACCCCTGTAGTTGCAGATATTGTACAATTTGAGTATATGATAAAGGTAAATTGATTTGTTACTTGGAGGTGGTGAATTGGAGTAAGGGAGACCATGGCAAGACTGTCCTACTGGATTGAAgcctggaggttttttgttttcagtaaaatcCAACTAAAGATAAAAAGGCCTTTTCTTGGAAGACCTTTAGTGCAGGGAAAGCCTTGGtcacacaaaggaaaatgaaatggaaatgaaaccaACTTGTGTGTTTgtaaagagcagaaaacagacaaacaaaaaacttgGAATGACAACGAAACTGATCCCTGCCACCTCTTTCTGAT from Chiroxiphia lanceolata isolate bChiLan1 chromosome 15, bChiLan1.pri, whole genome shotgun sequence encodes the following:
- the LRRTM2 gene encoding leucine-rich repeat transmembrane neuronal protein 2 isoform X1 gives rise to the protein MGLHFKWPLGARMLAALYAMSMVLKMLPALGMACPPKCRCEKLLFYCDSQGFHSVPNTTEKGSLGLSLRHNYISELERDQFASFSQLTWLHLDHNQIATVREDSFQGLYKLKELVLSSNKIFHLPNTTFSQLLNLQNLDLSFNQLSSLHPELFYGLRKLQTLHLRSNSLRTIPVRLFWDCRSLEFLDLSTNRLRSLARNGFAGLIKLRELHLEHNQLTKINFAHFLRLSSLHTLFLQWNKISNLTCGMEWTWGTLAKLDLTGNEIKAIDLTVFETMPNLKTLLMDNNKLTTLDSKILSSLTSLTTVGLSGNLWECSPKICSLATWLSGFQGRWEHSILCHSPDHTQGEDILDAVYGFQLCWNLSTVVTPVATTYTAPTTEYTKRISSSHFHMGDKEIPTTAGMVVTTEEHFPEPNNAIFTQRVITGTMALLFSFFFIIFIVFISRKCCPPTLRRIRQCSMIQNHRQLRSQTRLHMANISDQGPYNEYEPTHEGPFIIINGYGQCKCQQLPYKECEV
- the LRRTM2 gene encoding leucine-rich repeat transmembrane neuronal protein 2 isoform X3; protein product: MHPPMYSKEWLFYGLRKLQTLHLRSNSLRTIPVRLFWDCRSLEFLDLSTNRLRSLARNGFAGLIKLRELHLEHNQLTKINFAHFLRLSSLHTLFLQWNKISNLTCGMEWTWGTLAKLDLTGNEIKAIDLTVFETMPNLKTLLMDNNKLTTLDSKILSSLTSLTTVGLSGNLWECSPKICSLATWLSGFQGRWEHSILCHSPDHTQGEDILDAVYGFQLCWNLSTVVTPVATTYTAPTTEYTKRISSSHFHMGDKEIPTTAGMVVTTEEHFPEPNNAIFTQRVITGTMALLFSFFFIIFIVFISRKCCPPTLRRIRQCSMIQNHRQLRSQTRLHMANISDQGPYNEYEPTHEGPFIIINGYGQCKCQQLPYKECEV
- the LRRTM2 gene encoding leucine-rich repeat transmembrane neuronal protein 2 isoform X2, which produces MHPPMYSKEWLSSLHPELFYGLRKLQTLHLRSNSLRTIPVRLFWDCRSLEFLDLSTNRLRSLARNGFAGLIKLRELHLEHNQLTKINFAHFLRLSSLHTLFLQWNKISNLTCGMEWTWGTLAKLDLTGNEIKAIDLTVFETMPNLKTLLMDNNKLTTLDSKILSSLTSLTTVGLSGNLWECSPKICSLATWLSGFQGRWEHSILCHSPDHTQGEDILDAVYGFQLCWNLSTVVTPVATTYTAPTTEYTKRISSSHFHMGDKEIPTTAGMVVTTEEHFPEPNNAIFTQRVITGTMALLFSFFFIIFIVFISRKCCPPTLRRIRQCSMIQNHRQLRSQTRLHMANISDQGPYNEYEPTHEGPFIIINGYGQCKCQQLPYKECEV